Genomic segment of Centropristis striata isolate RG_2023a ecotype Rhode Island chromosome 21, C.striata_1.0, whole genome shotgun sequence:
AAAGTATATTAACATGTTCTAATTAATTTGGTGTTCTCCAGACTGTTgtcatactttatttttataatacttTTTCCTCCCTGTATATTTGACCATAGAGAATGCAGTCTGCTATATCTTAGATCAGGTTTTTAGGTTCAAGgaatcttttaaataattttaattgaattactcaCTTTTTAGTGTACTGGTTTCGAGTATTATATCATGGCTTGTTTTACTCTAATTACTGTCATGATCTTTTATGCTGGTGTGACTTCAAttggaaattattaaaaattttACAATACGAATAATTAAAACACTAACAAGCACTACGAgtagttttactatttttaaaaaaagttttaatattaatgttttgaTATAAATATTGTTCCATGTGCCTGTTTTGATTTTTTACTTCAAGCACCTCTAAATTTCAATGCACAGCTCTGCCTAAAACTTACACTGTAAGGAGGAAGTTGATTGACACAGACAGACGACTTAACAAATACTCATTTATTTCAGTTCACAGTTGTCATCTCAGATGAATCATGTCAGTGTTATAACTGACTGGCTGACAGATCAAGGGCGTAACTGTCAAAACACAgctttattttgtaaatgaaaacatcataaaaataatttttctctgTAGAAACTGTGGGAGAGCTGAGACATTGTGTTTCTGTCCATTGCAGGTGTTTATCATTCATTCACTTGCAGTAGTTTTCATATTATTCATACTTGCAGTAGTGCTTCAGTGCTTCTGGCAGCTCGAGCCAGTCAATGGCCATCCTGTGGACTATGTGTTTCTGGACGGCTTTCCGACACAATGTCTGCAAAGACTCAACTGAAGCAATTTGGAGAgaggacagaaacagaaacaatgcAGATTAGCAGAATAAAAGTGGTGAAGAAAAATGATGTAGACATTTTAAAGCATGGACGGatttctaaatggggccatggACCAGAACCTATGTATGCATGTAGTGACTGAGAtggaaaacaaccacaaagagacacaaagcaaccacAGAGAGACGTGAAGCAACCACAATCCGAAGCAAAATGACAACGGAGACAGAGCAATCACAAAGAGGTACAAAATGGTCTCggagagactcaaaatgacaacaaattgatagaaaacaaccacaaagggaATCAAAAGGGCCACagtcaaaacaactacaaagagatgcaaaacgaccacaaagaggcacaaaacaaccacagagggactcaaaacaactacagaggtACAATACAATGACAAAGGGACTCAAGATGACTACAAAGGGAtataaaaaaaccacaaagaggaTCAAAAGGGCCACAGTGAAAACGACTACAAAGGGAtggaaaacaaccacaaagagggACAATTCATCTACAAAGAGAGTCAAGAGGACTACAAAGGGATataaaaccaccacaaagagactcaaaacaactaaagAGATGCAAAGCAACCACAGAGTGAAACCACAatgaggcacaaaatgactacaggcAACATCTCTGAgtagtttctgtttctctgttggTTTGCCTGCAGATTGTTGCACAGTAACATGCCTGTGCCCAAGGGATCTGTTTTTAATAATCCAACCATAATTAAAGGTATCACTGTGACACTCACATCCATACTCCACCTGGACAATTCGGACACACTTAGTAGCAGCAAAGATGTCCACCACAGCATGGGGAGGTGGGATTGTGGGGATCCCCTTTGCAGAAGCTCCCATGTCCTCACCATTGATGACAATGTGCATATCACCCAGGTTTTGCCCTTTTGGCACATACAGTACTCCTATCCGGCTACGTCTGGCTGTGGGAGGCAAGGCGTTGGTCTTGTACAAGTCATCCAAGATGTGGCTGAAGCATCCAGGCCTGCTCCGTCCGACCAGCTTGTCTCTTGGGATGCGAATATTCTCAATGTACAAGTGAGAGTCAGTGAAGAAAGTCTTTGGTTTgctgtctcctcctccatctccctcGCCTCCAGGTCTCTCTTCACCCTCCCCTCGTCCGAGCCTGTGGCCCCCAGCCAATCCTCCGTCTCCAGCCTCTTGACCGACTGCTCCAAGTTCCTCTATGATCTTATTGTGGTTGCGAGTGATTGCGAAAACCCAGCTGTCACCTAAATCTACCAGGTCTGGGATGGAGTATTCAGGTACCACCTCAAGGTTCCCGGGGTCCCTGGCAGTCAGGCCGACCCGGAGGTGGCCGCACCAACCAAGCTCCTTATCCTCGATCTCTATGAGAAAAATCTCCCCGGGCTTCAGGGGGTGTTTGCTGAAACACACTGCATTTGCAAAGCTCTCCACACGAGTGGCCTGGGTTCCTGAGTCGTCCAGTCGGACATTTGTACCATGGATCGGGTGGAATTCCATAAACTGGTCAGGAACTGGCTCCATTTTCAGTTGGACAGTTGTCAAAAAGCACAACAAACAAGACGGAATTACTGAAACTATCCAATCAAACAGTCTTGCAGTGGTTTCGCACTACTGCCCGCCAACACGTGGTCATGGTAAAGGCACAACAACTCTCACGGACAAGATCCCTGCTCTGCTTATCAGTGGGCCACTCAGAGAAGCTTCTGGTAGAGGGCTATTTTTGAACAGCTGCATATGTCAACAGATGGcaaggtatgtgtgtgtgtgttgggggggtgGCCAACTTGCACATGCCCACAGTAGCACTCTCGTCACACTAGACATGCACTAAGATTGAGGTGGGGTTAGTGGGAGCAACAATCACCCCGGGCTCCGGCGCTCATTCAATTTCACAAACCCATGTAGTGAAGTAATAGCTGCGTAATTATCATAATACCATATGCCAGGGAGATATGTTAAACAGCAGGCCTTTTATAGCACCACTCTAAATATAGTCACGCAAATACAGCCTAGATTTGATTCTTATGTAAAGCAGCAATTTAAGTAATATACCAGGATAGAGAGCACTTGGAGATTTATCACGATAATGGAATGATAGCATAACAATATCAAAaggaattatattttaataaggAGATACTTTTTATAGTCATCATTAATGACTGAGAGTCAAGGCTCCTGCACACTGTTTTTATCAGGTCATATTAATTATACAGTGTGTTAATTAAGAGCTTCTCAATACCTGCTACAGGCCTCATCAGTTACATAACAAGTctaatttaaagtaatttgtaGATAGAAAATTAGTTCCTTGCAGGATTTGGGACCTAGATCACTGGCCAAGATTAGAGCTTTAAAGTGGCACTCCATAACTAacataataataagaaaatatgctttttttttttttacttaaaaatgaaaagatatatttgtgtgagagaaaaaaaaaactaacttcaATATACTCAGGAGTTTTGCTGCTGCAGCCTTACTTGGTCTCATATGACCAGTTAATTATGGTGTGACTGCTAGCAAATATAACACAAATACTGATACCAGTGCAGTATTATAAATTAATGGTTCATATTTTTTGGAACATAGTACAACACCTAAGAACCCCAGTTTAATGTGTTCGCACCACAAGCACTAGGAACAATCGTAGCTCTTAAATTGCTTTTTTAAGAGATGTTTTTGTAGCACCTATTTTTTCCAGAGTAGGCAAACTTCCAGCACAAGAGGAAGCTTGAGTGACGTAAGTGTATGGTGATTggtttacattttaattgttgGCTTACTAGCTAGCCACTAAATTAGCTATATATGACAACTTAATGTTTGATCCACAAACTTTTGTTCCAGTGTAGGAAAGTGCATTGCTATCACCAGATGACTACTTTGTTTAGCTCATTTTTTAACCAGTTCCACTTGAAAGCATGAGggaattagcaagctagctaactagccagctgTTTGccagttagctagctagcctgGTGATTCGGATTCAACACGGGAGCTCCACCTCACTCCCTGCTGCTACTTTGCCTGGAGGAGAGCAGACGGCAGCTAACTACCCAGCTAACTATCCGGCAATCCGTCTCCAGACCTACTGTCTGCTCTCTTCAGGGCAAAGTAGTAGTACTGCCAGCTGTGGGGAGTGAGACAGAGGGATTGTGGGGTGTGCTAGCAAGCTAATTCTTGTCTAATTTGTGGTTtcataaacaataaattaatgcaGCTATTGACTCAAGGTTTTTGGTTGTTGGGCATGGTTGTGGGTTGGTGTTTAAATTGGCTCTGCaaatgcaaacagaaaaaaaggcctCCCCAGTCGGCATCTCCTGTCAGGGAGTCCCCAGAACTATTTGGTCCGAAAACATCTTCTGTTGTAGTTGTGTCCCTGCAAGGTCTAAGAAAGCTCCAGGGTTTTGATGTGCTAGTCTGCTTCCATCTTCTTGACCAGATTTACAAATAGATGCTGATCTCTCTGGTGTCGACAGCTCATCTTCATCCCTTTCTCAAGGTCACCAAGACACATGAGCCTGATGTATCTTGTCTCCTGAGTGTAGAAAATCAATCTAATAAACAAACTGCTCTGGGGTCTCAAAACCGCTGTTCTATATCCAGGGTCCAGCACATATTCTGTTGGTTGGCCAAGCACGTCAAAGTCCATCTCCCCCCAGGGTAGAATAGCCACTGCAGCTACCAGACCCAGAGACCACATGTCGATGGCCTCATTAAATGGAAAACGCTGCATGACCTCTGGTACTTTGGACCAGGTGGTCTGCCACACAGACACCAGGCTGAACACCAGTCACAGGACGTGCCAGGCCAAAGTCAATAAGTTTGACTTTCAGTGGCTGCTGCTGGCTGTCCAAAACCATAATGTTGTCATGTTTGAGGTCAGCATGTACAATTAGCATGGCCCTCTAGTGGGACAGAGCTGTGGTCAGCTGGTGTGTGATTGGCCACAGCTCTGTCCCAGACAGACCCTGGTTGTTTCTGTCCTCCATGTAACTGTCAGGCTTTGATCCAGGAATTTTATAAACTTTTTTGAGGATCCTCCCTGCTGgaacaaataatacaattagAATAAAAGAGGCTGTTCTGTACATATACTGCATACATTTCCATAATATGTAGTCTTGGGTGATATTGTCAGTCATGCCTCTATCCAGCCAGGCTGTTCAGGACCACCTCCTCCAGTCAGTGATGGATGGGGGTTATTGTCTCTCACCCCAGCTGCAGCCTGCACACCACTCGCCCAGTTCTTCATATTGTCATTTCTAGGGCtccttgtgtgttttatataggTCAGaatggagggaggagaagagaaagagattgGGGGGAtaaaattcattattttatcctctttttcctgtctttattgtcacaagtttttttttagttttttaaatttcacattGGGCACATTAAGAAAGCTAttaggaacaaaaaaaaaacaccttcatTTTGGACACTTCTGcatttgattattattgatatacttttcattttagttttgcatgtttgcacacTATAACAGATTATAATACTGTATAACCCTGAGGCTGAACTTTAGCCGTCCATGTATTTAGTACAATTAAGACAGCATTTACACTCTGGATGCACAGTTGTGTGGgtgagttttgtgtgtgtgtgtgtgcgtctgttgGGGCTGCAGGACTCTTAATCTGGATTATCATGCAGCGCGGCCATGCTTTTCATAATCAGTTGGGTGAGCTGTGATTCTCAGCAGCGCATGACACATCTGGATGCAGGCAGTCGGTGaaggggaggtgtgtgtgtgtgtgtgtgtgactatgtgtgagagagagagagagagcgctgAGACTCCTCACTGCACAGTCCTTGCGCACACAAATGGAGAGGGAACCAGCAGAAGACATCCCTGAACGGCGAGTTTAGCCACATTCCAATgcacagaattatttttcatGTAAGTATGTATTTTTCATCTCATTATGTtgtttgcaaaaaaagtgtGCACTGATTGCATTCTGCAacattttctcagtttaacttctgCTGTCGTGTCTGCATGCCACTCTTGTCTTGTGTATATGAGTTAtccacaaagagagagagaggaggcgaAGATGGAAAATTCTCAATTCTGTGACCTGAATTTTAGTCGCGTATATACTGTTAATAAACACTGCACAAGTTGGGGACCATATGCTGTTTTGTGTGCATTCATATCTTATTATATGGTCATATTGTTTATGgattggttgtttgttttgtttgttgtcatatgttttggtagtttttaatatatttgttttcagtAACTTAGTGCTCAGTCTGCCCACAGTTTACCCATTCTGATgtaagggctgcaactaacaagtATTTCCATTATGCATCAATATgtcagttattttttaaattaatataattattttgtcattaacatgaaaaaaacgcTTGTTATAACTTCCCAGAACCCGTGCATGATATTTtatctgcatgttttatttgaCTAAAAATTCAGTTAATCAATTTCTCTTATATATAACAAAGAAAAGCCGTATATTCTCACAGTTGAGAAACCAgcaattgtttgttttaaacatgaCAGATTACACCTGATTAGCATAATAGttgcagataaaaaaaagtgttatttaaTTAACTCCCTAATCGTTTAAACTTTGTTCAACTGATCCAAGCGCAGCTTCTACATGAGATGATATACAGTGCTTCAAGAAATCATTCAAGATGGAAATTACTTGATCCTGTGATTCTGGAAAATAATTGGTTGTTTTGATTTACCCGCTAGACCTAGCATGTGCTTTGATTTGCATTGACACTATAGGTTCTTATTACATACCCAGTATAAATTAAATGATTAGAGGGTGCAGACAGGGAACCTACAGGCTTATGTTATATGCCCATTTTATAATAGTATGTTATGAAAAAGGAGCCGAATTATATGTGGCCCTTTCAcctacacaaaaaaaagaagtaaaaaaattcACACTATACAATATTACATACTTCTACTGTGCACATACAGGTGGAAAACTACAATACATCTCATTGATGTTCAGTGATAATGAAATAATACAGATGAGACTGACAGGTCTGAaagaagccaatgtggaagtgcctgtattctttctaatggccagcagggggcgactccactggatgCAAAAGGAAGTCATATTGTATGGGAGTCTATGAGATAATGAtcctatttctcacttgattttttaccTCCGTGAACAGTTTCCTAATGAGCTTGAGTTGATTCAAGTCAAGTTAAggtccatttagagtaaaatagactaTAAATCACAGCTAGCTTTAGGGCGAggtaacattttggttgcctGAAAATGCCAGACCCAGAGACCacatgtcatatatatatatatatatatatatatatacttgctAATACTTGTTTAGATATAGACatacacagacatacagtctgTGCTAACTGACAACTGAGAGAAAGGGTTGCATTTTATTAGGGTTTAAAATCCCCCACAGGGGTTCCCATTGGTTAACATCTATTTTGAAACTCATCACTCAGTCAGTGACCTGCTGCACCCTGTTCCGAAGCATCTGCGTCTGACTTTAAGCATATGAATAAGAGCACTGATAGCGAGGGACTCTGAAGGATTGTGATGTTACTAATAACTACAATCAACACTGGGTCACGGAGATGAGCTAGCTTGGAAACACACCCCACCAAATGTTGGTTTAGCCCATAATCCGGCTGTGTGATTTGTCAGATTTCACAGTAAAACCCTGCATTAATGTTAATCTGAGATTGTTACTGTTCGTGTCTGATCAGAGGgtggcacacaaacacagacacacacacacacagacacagacacacacacatacacacacacgagtCACAGATATTCTGTTAGGCTGATGCTTTCACTGGTTGGGAATGTAAAGGATTGATCAAACACGTTGCAGTTGCAGTGCTTTCAGAGCAGATGTGTGCTGTGTTTCGTGCTACAGTTGTCACATGATCACTCTGTGTATCACACGCAGCCTTATGGAGCAGTTAGGGGCTCTCCTTGTGTTGGAGTGTATCATGCTTTTTGGACCTGAAATGACTTCCCACTAGAAGCCCAGGCCACAGATGACAGGCTCTAGGAGGCGAAGcagatattaataaaaataaaagcaattacAGTACCGCCTTCACCTCGCTCTTCCTTCTGCTTTTGCCTCTGTTTGGTTGTCCTTGTCCTCCCCGAGTTTTAATCAGTACTACACAGTTAAACCAAACACCCAATGGAAAGAATGAGGGGAGTCAGCCGTGACAGGCACCCAGTTTGCAAGATGGGTtggttttttaacaatgtatatcCACTTAACCAGAGTAGTCAGTTATCATATACAGGACTGTAAGGTGagtaaaaaaggagacaaagcaaaataaagcattcagacataaaaagaccccataataaaataaaattaaaaataataatagaaaaaataaaacaaaaaccccACACTGGCATTTCCAAGACATAGAGtaacatgtattttaaaattGGCTATTTATGCTGCCATAAGGGGGTGTCGTGATATACTGGTATTGacaataaacacttttaaaacggAGTGCCTGATTTATCGATAAGATAATTTTACTATCCACATTAATTGAATTCcaacttaaaaaatacatatacaacatATCAGTAATTAGTGAATTTTACCCCCTCTAAAATCTAATGGAACAATCTCAAAAATACCATATCGGTCAGGCTGTAGGCTAATTTAAAGAATTAGATATTGATACCATGTTATTAATATTGTGTGTCGTATACGTCATCTTGAaaaattctgtttctttctgttctCATATTATGTGGTTATTGTTACACTCCCTCTCCACCTACCTACACCTAAGTGTAAATAATTTGCCGAAgaatagttaaaaaaacaagagacttagattaattttcttttattctatagcatgctaatgttagtaTTAAGCTCATagcgctgctagcatggctgtgGACTCTTATTTGATACTGTGTCACCGAACCAACATGTTGTAGTTTTAAACCCtctttacagtgttttttgtaACACTCAATGCACGAAAGATGAAGCTTAACTTGTTGATTTGGTCCTTACACTAGGAGGAAAGATTTATCTCATGACCAATTGCGATGATGCGATGCTATAATACTGACTTGGAGCTGTAGTGATTTGCTACATTTggattagtttaaaaaataaccacacagCAGCATCTGGAGTCCATATAAAGCAGCTTCCAAACTAGCTTGACAATATGGCAACATTGGCCTGTTCTGTTAGTGTTCCACAATTAGCTTGGACGAAACAATGCTAGCTTAACGGTGGTTTAGCCTGTCTGCTGTgcgtgtgagtgcatgtgtgtgttttctggcaCTTTGCAGGTCCGGGTCCCTGTCCCCACCCTTTGAAAAGCTGTGAGGAAGGTCTAATGCCGCCTGGccgcatgtgtgtctgtgaggtTTATCTCCCCACCGTCCATTTTGGGTGAGAGCAGATTACTCAGAATCCACCAGCTGCTGTGGAATTGGTTGAAATTGTGCCACACAGCTCTGTAATACGGTTACGTAAATGGCACCAGTCAGAGGTAGGGGTTTAACTTGCATGAAGAGCAGGGCACTTGACCCAGAGAGACAGCGAATAAAAGGGTCGCCACTGGGGCTTTGTGCTGTTTCCCAGCTTGTGTCCAGTGATGCAGAGCTGCTCTTTTATCCCACTAAATGACAGCTGATAGCACACATCGCCTCTCTGTTCACTGTTAGATTTGGTGAGCATCATTTTGACAAGTCATTATGTGGTGGCTTTATAATGCTGCTGATGCATGAAAAACGCATGGAGGGAATGACAGAGGACATATTTGAGCTCCCCTCACTATTTCAGGGTTACATAAGTAACTCTTTTAACAGCTTGAGAAGACACCAGAAGGATGGCTGTGACTCAgctgacagttagctctgttgGGGGTGAGACTGGCTGGTGAGACACTAGTTGTATCCTTAGGGTGATGGCGTGCTAAATACTTCTTTCGGGAGTGTGGTAAtgcctttttttcatgaaaacattgtgtttgtcCAGAAATAACAGTTTCAACCAATCTTTGTGTTACACTGAAAAGCTGCATCTTCACCCTATGccttttcatttcatatttatGTGTGCATAAAGCTCATAAATCAAATGAATTTTACATCCAATCAGCCCCAAAAGACATTAGATCCAAGCCTGAGCTGCCCTAGTTTGTGGAACATTTGGGGGGAAACAGACTGTCTTGTCTATTTTTGCATGCCTTCTAAAAACCCATTCGGTATGTGGAGCGACAGCTATGGGAGGGAGGTGCTTACTTGGATCTGATTCATGCTTGCTAGTCTTCAGATTAATGTAGATTTCCACAACTCTTCAGAGCTCAACTACGTGACATTCACACGTTAATGCGGAGTTGGCACTGGTAAGCAGTTCCTGTGAAAATGAGGCACAAGCATAGAAAAGATGCCAGTCCTCTCTCTCCATGGCTCATTCTCTCACTGCCTTTATTTGTTCCGCCTCCGAGGCTTAATAATGTAGC
This window contains:
- the neurl2 gene encoding neuralized-like protein 2 is translated as MEPVPDQFMEFHPIHGTNVRLDDSGTQATRVESFANAVCFSKHPLKPGEIFLIEIEDKELGWCGHLRVGLTARDPGNLEVVPEYSIPDLVDLGDSWVFAITRNHNKIIEELGAVGQEAGDGGLAGGHRLGRGEGEERPGGEGDGGGDSKPKTFFTDSHLYIENIRIPRDKLVGRSRPGCFSHILDDLYKTNALPPTARRSRIGVLYVPKGQNLGDMHIVINGEDMGASAKGIPTIPPPHAVVDIFAATKCVRIVQVEYGFESLQTLCRKAVQKHIVHRMAIDWLELPEALKHYCKYE